The nucleotide sequence AATATGGGCCGGACGGTGGAAGCCCTGCCGTTGCAAGCTACCAGGGAGATTATTGCCAAATTCAAGGAAGCTGAGGATTCATTCGAGTAGACGGTGGAAGTAGTACATAGATTGAGGAGGTAACCTGTTCAGTGTTCTTTTAAACCAATGAGCTTGTTCAACCTATTCAAGTCAGAATAGTAACTCACGTTGTTAGTGTCGGCAGATCGGACCAGGTTGTTGAGCTTTGATGCCGATTACGTGGATGTTTATGCGGGCTTGGTCGAAACGTTTTCTAGGGCGCACTGTATGCAGTAGTTTAGACGCTGGGTGTTTCACCTCGAGGGGGTCGAAGAAACGGAATGCACAGCCACATAAAATAAGGAGGATATTATCCAAAGATCAGTTGGAAACTACCCGGGAGCTGTTGGTCAATGACTGATGTTCGTCAGGGTTGGGCTGTATCGTGAACAAGATCAAGGTTGGCAGTGGTTGGATCTACTATCTGAGTGATGTCTAGCCACCTTACCTTATTGATGTAAGCTCAACAATCTGAGTGCAACCAACGGCGGGCAATCAGTCAATTACTGAAATCATTGTAATGTCACTGCGCATATTTTGAGCGTGATAGTGATTGGAGTGTGGATACTAGCCAAGTTCTATTCATAACTTGAATATTTCCTTAtgcagagcctcaaagaGCCTCAGCCGCTGACACCACGCGGCTACTGAAAGCCCTGAACCTACAAACAAACTTTTAGCGCAAACCTACCCAGGTCCCGAAGGGAAGCGTAGATTTGTTTCAACGGTATGTGGGGGATCGGCCTAATGCTGGTAAACAACAGCGATCATTTCATCCCAGCCGTAATGAACGGAACTTCCCGTCCAACGAATAGGAGAAAGCACGGTCATTGATGACTGGACGCAGTGAACATAGCAACGGCATTGGTACTACTGTGAATAGGGATACTCCACTGGCTTAGCATCCAAGATCATGCCTTCTATACCATGTAGGTATGATGATCATGTAACTCTAGAAGATTTACCTTGGTGAACTCATAATGGGGCACGTAAGCTCGGGACTTTCAACCACGGCACTGCTTGCATGCATGATGTGGAGCTGAGTCTGGCCTCAAGTTGCATCGCCATTAACACCTCTTGCGATGTTGTAAACTCCAGCAGGCCAAAGCGTCTGATCTTCACGACATTACGGAAATAGCTGACGCGGTCATGAGAAGTTCCGAGACAATGCTGTCTCTGAGAACCTTGAATAGGATCGACTCAATAGGTATAAAGGGATCGTGAAATCTCGACAAAGACTCACTTTTCCTCACCAACGCAATCACTTCAATCACAAACTCTCAACATTCTTTCAACtcacttcaacttcaactttcaATTTCAACTTCAAATCTTTCATCATGAAGACCACCATCGCCATGCTCACCGCCTCAATGGCCACCGCCATCCTCGCCCATCCCTTCGACACTCGCTCCCAGCAGTGCAACATCGCCCCCTCCGCCTCTCCCTCCACCAAAATCCAGCCCCTTTCCTCTCCAACTGCCTCCACCGCCCAGGCCTGCCAGAAGCTCTGCACCGCTCACGCCTCCTGCAAGAGCTTCCTCTTCGGCCTCCCCACTGACGCCAAGGCTCCCACCTGCAAGCTCTACTCTGTCCCTGCGGCCCAGGTCCCTAACCAGGGAAATAACCTGTATGTCTTTGACAAGGCTTGCTCTGAGAAGGCTGTGCCCAACACCAAGCCTACGGAGGATAAGCCACGTGGTGAGGTGAAGGTTAGGGTTGAGAGGGATGACAAGCCTCATGGCAAGCCTCCTGTCGAGGATCAGGACCACGCTGGTGATAAGCCacccaagaacaaggctCCCGTCAACCCTCCTAACAACAAGAGGGACAACAAGCCTAAGGGCAAGCCTCCTGTCGATGGCAAGCCCCCTGCAGGTGATaagggcaagggcaaggctcCCGTGAACCCTCCCAACAACAAGCGCGGCATTAAACCCGAAGACAAGCCCCATGGTGATTACAAGCCCAAGGCTCCCCTGCcccccaaggacaagaactCTGGCAAGCACAACTAAGCGGCAACTCCTCACCGGCACTTCTATAAGAAAGACTGGAGGATGCTGATGCTCGAGTCTCAGCTTTAGATGGTTGAATCTTGAGACAGCACGAAAAGTAATGGGGGAGCATGATGCCTCAGCTAGGGATATCATGATGGAGATTTAAACTTGTACTAAACATTCGTTTCGTTGGGACTTGCAGTTTGCTTTAGATTCTTTTTTTGATAGTCAATAGATCGGCCGATCACTCAATTCTCTTTCGTTTCTACTTTGATGTGACTTTTGCTTGACTTTCTATGGTGTTCTCATACTTCAGACTGCATCATTGTGATTAGAGCCAAGTAGTCTGATggtcttcttttctcttgctCACAgaactcctcctcttcgagcGATACTGAAGCCTCATACAGAGCTTATTTGCAGTCTACTCAGTCACTGGACACTTTTTTATATCAAGAGTCAATCTGTGAATCTTAAGTTTATGATGTTTTGTAGAGACATGTCCAGTCAACAAAGGAAGAAGTGCCTGTGAattgcttcatcatgacaGAAAGGTGGGGACACAAATCCATCGCGAATGCCCTCATCAATTGGATCTTGGACTTTGTCTACAGGACAACCTTCACGCACCATAATTTATCGCTAAATTGATCATGTTAACTTggatatttaatttaaattctCTATTCTATTTTAAATGAGGTTCTTCAACTCCTGCTTCGCCCTAAACCGTCTCAGGTTATCAGCGATAAGCCCCTCAGCACCCTGAGGTCTTCCACCAGCCGCATGCGGCGACACAATAGTATTAGGAGCCTTCCAGATCCTACTCGGCTCAGGAAGAGGCTCAGTCTCAAAAACATCCAGCGCCGCACCCCCAATCTCTCCCTTCTCAAGCGCATCGACAAGagcatcctcgtcaacagaTGTACCGCGCCCCACGTTGA is from Fusarium musae strain F31 chromosome 4, whole genome shotgun sequence and encodes:
- a CDS encoding hypothetical protein (EggNog:ENOG41), with product MKTTIAMLTASMATAILAHPFDTRSQQCNIAPSASPSTKIQPLSSPTASTAQACQKLCTAHASCKSFLFGLPTDAKAPTCKLYSVPAAQVPNQGNNLYVFDKACSEKAVPNTKPTEDKPRGEVKVRVERDDKPHGKPPVEDQDHAGDKPPKNKAPVNPPNNKRDNKPKGKPPVDGKPPAGDKGKGKAPVNPPNNKRGIKPEDKPHGDYKPKAPLPPKDKNSGKHN